One Deltaproteobacteria bacterium genomic region harbors:
- a CDS encoding ABC transporter ATP-binding protein, which produces MNQVLLSLKRLWPLVRPYKKKLVAVFFFGLIISLCNVAQTALVKTLFSEVFEKRSSIIPVLGFEISAWHLPFVFPALYLVWGAARYVHYMILIMINERVIADVRIKTVDQALRLNLSFHSKFESGSGGLMSRILNDTGILHIGLVFFGDVLREPMIAIALVSYMLFLDWKLTLALLAFLPIFVAMTKQVSRSLRKYGHINRQAMEAVTADIKENLDGIRVIQSFNLEDTMSARLKKSMDHYIETRRKIVSREEAVSPINEFLASNLVMGLVLYMMTLILESKATGGEFLAFLFAAGQLQNPIKRLQETFVRVQQTVVVTDRLFGLIESTDRVPIAANPKPFPIEWKSIEFRNVRFRYGEEDVLKGVSFTVNRGEVIALVGSSGSGKSTLVNLLERFYDPTAGEILVDGVSLKEFDLKDLRSKIALVTQDVFLFRDSVATNILAGRGELSDIDRVGDTVQVKPHALQAIQSASRHAHADPFIQKLPEQYQTGVGERGGLLSGGEKQRVSIARAFYKNAPILILDEATSALDSVSELEVQKGLSELMKGRTVFVIAHRLSTVRAASRILVMSHGEVIETGSHEELVAKGGEYSRFHALQMTEQ; this is translated from the coding sequence ATGAATCAAGTGCTGTTGAGTTTAAAGCGGCTTTGGCCCCTTGTGCGTCCGTACAAGAAAAAACTTGTAGCGGTGTTTTTCTTTGGTTTGATCATCAGTCTTTGCAATGTCGCACAGACAGCTTTGGTGAAAACTCTATTCAGCGAGGTTTTCGAAAAACGAAGTTCGATTATCCCGGTTTTAGGTTTCGAAATTTCCGCCTGGCACCTGCCCTTCGTGTTTCCTGCGCTATACCTTGTTTGGGGTGCCGCTCGGTACGTTCACTACATGATTTTAATTATGATCAATGAGCGCGTTATTGCAGACGTGCGAATTAAAACTGTCGACCAGGCACTGCGCTTGAATCTTAGTTTTCATTCTAAATTTGAATCTGGCTCTGGAGGCCTCATGAGCCGAATACTTAATGACACTGGGATTCTACACATCGGCCTAGTTTTCTTCGGCGATGTACTTCGCGAACCAATGATCGCAATCGCGCTTGTCAGCTATATGCTTTTTCTCGACTGGAAACTGACGCTGGCGCTGCTCGCATTCCTTCCGATTTTCGTCGCAATGACAAAGCAGGTTTCTAGAAGCCTTCGGAAGTACGGCCACATCAATCGGCAAGCGATGGAAGCTGTAACCGCAGATATTAAGGAAAATCTCGACGGGATTCGGGTGATTCAATCGTTCAACCTTGAAGACACAATGAGTGCTCGTCTAAAAAAGTCGATGGACCATTACATCGAAACTCGACGCAAAATTGTTAGCCGGGAAGAAGCGGTAAGCCCGATCAACGAGTTCCTCGCTTCGAATTTGGTTATGGGCCTCGTCCTCTACATGATGACTCTGATTTTAGAGTCAAAGGCGACAGGCGGCGAATTTCTTGCGTTTCTATTTGCTGCAGGACAGCTGCAGAATCCAATCAAGCGGCTTCAAGAGACTTTTGTTCGGGTCCAACAGACCGTGGTCGTCACAGATCGTCTTTTTGGCTTAATCGAGAGTACCGATCGCGTTCCGATCGCTGCGAACCCAAAGCCGTTTCCGATCGAATGGAAATCTATCGAGTTCCGAAACGTCCGATTTCGTTACGGCGAAGAGGACGTCTTAAAGGGCGTATCCTTTACGGTGAATCGCGGAGAAGTGATTGCCCTCGTGGGATCAAGTGGTTCTGGAAAATCGACTTTAGTAAATCTCCTTGAAAGATTTTATGATCCGACTGCTGGCGAAATTCTTGTCGATGGTGTTTCGCTGAAAGAATTTGATCTGAAAGACTTGCGATCAAAAATTGCTCTTGTCACACAGGACGTGTTTTTGTTTCGTGACTCTGTTGCGACGAACATCCTCGCAGGCCGTGGCGAGTTATCGGACATAGATCGTGTCGGTGACACGGTCCAGGTGAAGCCTCACGCTCTTCAGGCAATTCAAAGCGCTTCAAGACACGCGCATGCCGATCCCTTTATTCAAAAGCTTCCTGAACAATATCAAACGGGCGTTGGCGAACGCGGTGGCCTACTTTCGGGCGGCGAAAAGCAACGAGTCTCCATTGCGCGCGCCTTTTATAAAAATGCGCCGATCTTGATTTTAGATGAAGCAACAAGCGCACTCGATTCCGTCAGCGAGTTGGAAGTGCAAAAAGGACTTTCGGAATTGATGAAGGGTCGCACCGTCTTCGTGATTGCCCACCGTCTTTCGACCGTTCGTGCGGCCAGCAGAATTTTGGTGATGAGTCATGGGGAAGTCATCGAAACAGGTTCACATGAAGAGCTTGTTGCAAAGGGCGGCGAATATTCTCGCTTTCATGCTCTTCAGATGACTGAACAATAG